In one window of candidate division WOR-3 bacterium DNA:
- a CDS encoding toll/interleukin-1 receptor domain-containing protein → MKGDTQACTPAGGTQPHIIIPHSPADRGFASRLTVALRQDRITPWIDVVDMSAGVFLVEWIANAVRPVDCVIPVISTASVWSNWVQQELKAVITGSLGGRRTMVLPARIDDSGWPDCIACRPHLDFVRKGWDSGYEELLVTVQLSIGGPRPPRGERTGNQGDSGTADY, encoded by the coding sequence GTGAAGGGAGACACTCAGGCCTGCACTCCTGCAGGCGGCACCCAGCCTCACATCATCATTCCCCACAGCCCCGCGGACCGCGGTTTCGCGAGCCGGCTGACCGTAGCGTTGCGCCAGGATCGAATCACCCCATGGATCGACGTCGTGGATATGTCTGCCGGTGTGTTCCTCGTCGAGTGGATAGCGAACGCGGTTCGGCCCGTCGACTGCGTCATTCCGGTCATCTCTACCGCCTCGGTCTGGTCGAACTGGGTCCAGCAGGAACTTAAGGCGGTCATTACGGGGAGCCTCGGCGGGCGCCGCACCATGGTGCTGCCGGCGAGGATTGACGACTCCGGGTGGCCCGACTGCATCGCGTGTCGTCCGCACCTGGACTTCGTCCGCAAGGGATGGGATTCGGGCTACGAGGAACTGCTGGTCACTGTCCAGTTGAGCATCGGTGGCCCGCGCCCCCCGCGGGGCGAACGTACGGGGAACCAGGGGGACTCAGGGACGGCCGACTACTGA
- a CDS encoding J domain-containing protein — translation MHIEVSLPDETPINDCYETLGVPRDATDSEIRAAYIKLVKLSHPDRLGTSPDPSAWKASNDRLAHFNEAFFILGDPVRRKQYDEGHTPTSESGASPETEQTPQERLFMIVTGGSIPDRNVVIKALLNDKVIASYHSYITTCIFCTSRLTATDISNCIVKHFGSKGNPVFLVTEACGEIKGRLSMGAWEFIKKSTPASTRGGK, via the coding sequence CTGCACATAGAGGTCAGCTTGCCTGACGAAACGCCGATTAACGACTGCTACGAGACCCTGGGAGTGCCGCGTGACGCCACCGACTCCGAGATACGCGCCGCCTACATCAAGCTCGTCAAGCTATCCCACCCCGACCGGCTGGGAACATCTCCCGACCCGTCGGCGTGGAAGGCATCGAACGACCGGCTTGCTCACTTCAACGAGGCCTTCTTCATCCTGGGCGATCCGGTCAGACGCAAGCAATACGACGAGGGTCACACGCCGACGTCGGAGTCCGGCGCCTCTCCCGAGACGGAGCAGACCCCCCAGGAGAGGTTGTTCATGATCGTAACCGGGGGCTCGATACCGGATCGGAACGTGGTCATCAAAGCCCTGCTCAACGACAAAGTCATCGCCAGCTACCACTCATACATTACCACGTGCATATTCTGCACCTCCAGACTCACCGCAACCGACATATCGAACTGCATCGTGAAGCACTTCGGCTCGAAGGGCAACCCGGTATTCCTTGTGACTGAGGCCTGCGGCGAAATCAAGGGCCGTCTATCGATGGGCGCGTGGGAGTTCATAAAGAAGAGCACCCCGGCATCCACCCGCGGCGGGAAGTAG